The following coding sequences are from one uncultured Desulfobacter sp. window:
- a CDS encoding replication-associated recombination protein A encodes MDLFDHTAGQEMAGAAPLAERMRPRRLEDVVGQDHIIAKGSLLERAVDEDRVFSMILWGPPGCGKTTLANVIAEQTRNQWVKISAVLSGVKEVRQIIDAAKERRRLHNRRTLLFVDEIHRFNKSQQDAFLFHVENGLITLIGATTENPSFEVNPALVSRCRVFALNSLSQEAIVQILNRALSDTVKGLGLSSDTFSKEAIEYISAASDGDARAALTNLEACALSRREVQALDVEDVKTMVAQKLLRHDKAGEEHYNLISAFIKSVRGSDPDAAMYWLERMLAAGDDPIYILRRMIRLATEDIGLADPGALTMAMNADASFRRLGRPEGDGSLFQAAAYLATAPKSNAVYLAQKQVQDAVKQHGALPVPMHICNAPTQLMKQMGYGNGYKYAHDYRHGYAAQSYLPEPLDGERFYHPTARGYEKTVKQRLEAWLDLKKNAKDT; translated from the coding sequence ATGGACCTTTTTGATCATACCGCCGGCCAGGAGATGGCGGGGGCGGCGCCGTTGGCCGAACGTATGCGGCCCCGGCGCCTGGAAGATGTTGTGGGCCAGGATCACATAATCGCTAAAGGCAGTTTGCTTGAACGTGCCGTGGACGAAGACCGGGTTTTTTCCATGATTCTCTGGGGACCGCCGGGGTGCGGTAAAACCACCCTGGCCAATGTCATTGCCGAACAGACCCGAAATCAGTGGGTCAAAATTTCTGCGGTGCTGTCGGGCGTCAAGGAGGTCCGGCAGATTATTGATGCGGCAAAGGAGAGACGACGGCTTCATAACCGGCGGACCCTGCTCTTTGTGGATGAGATTCATCGGTTTAACAAATCCCAGCAGGATGCCTTTCTATTCCATGTGGAAAACGGACTGATCACTTTGATCGGGGCCACCACGGAAAATCCCTCCTTTGAGGTTAATCCTGCCCTGGTATCCAGATGCCGGGTCTTTGCCCTGAACAGTTTGTCCCAGGAGGCCATCGTTCAGATTTTGAACCGGGCTTTAAGCGATACGGTTAAGGGGCTTGGGTTGTCATCCGATACGTTTTCAAAGGAAGCCATTGAATACATCTCCGCCGCATCCGACGGCGATGCGCGGGCGGCCCTGACAAATCTTGAAGCTTGTGCATTGAGCCGCAGAGAGGTTCAAGCCCTGGATGTGGAAGATGTTAAAACCATGGTTGCCCAAAAGCTTCTGCGCCATGATAAGGCAGGAGAAGAGCACTACAATCTGATCTCCGCCTTTATCAAGAGTGTGCGGGGCAGCGACCCGGATGCCGCCATGTACTGGCTTGAACGTATGCTGGCTGCCGGGGATGACCCTATTTATATATTAAGGCGGATGATTCGCCTTGCCACCGAAGATATTGGCCTTGCCGATCCCGGCGCCTTGACCATGGCCATGAATGCGGATGCCTCGTTCAGGCGTCTGGGGCGTCCCGAAGGCGACGGCTCTTTGTTCCAGGCCGCGGCGTACCTGGCCACAGCGCCCAAAAGCAATGCCGTGTATCTGGCCCAAAAGCAAGTCCAGGACGCCGTGAAACAACATGGTGCGCTGCCTGTGCCCATGCATATCTGCAACGCGCCCACCCAATTGATGAAACAGATGGGGTACGGCAACGGCTATAAATACGCCCATGATTACAGACACGGATATGCCGCCCAGTCCTATTTGCCCGAACCCCTTGACGGCGAGCGGTTTTACCATCCCACCGCCCGGGGGTATGAAAAAACCGTAAAGCAGCGTCTTGAGGCGTGGCTGGATCTTAAAAAGAATGCCAAAGATACCTGA
- the der gene encoding ribosome biogenesis GTPase Der, translating to MKPVVALVGRPNVGKSTLFNRITKSRQALVDDMPGVTRDRQYADTQWEDQQFTLVDTGGFLSADDDYFASQIKEQLLRAVEHADVLVFIMDGRAGLSPYDRDLADLLRRTEKPVLYLINKVESLHRQEDELGEFYTLGVDRFYKVSAEHGLGVGDFLSDLVEMLPEAPTESEEQAENDETGPIRIAIIGRPNVGKSSLANRLFGEQRVVVNDKAGTTRDAIELSVNRNGREFILKDTAGIRRKGKVTDKLEKFSILKALDSMEDCDVALILIDSSEGITDQDITIAGYAEKRGCGAIFLLNKWDLVDKSEKGQQAFFKELRQKAKFLSYAPVITISAKTGQRCHKIFNEVEQVYKEYCHRINTGMVNRIIEDAVYRDEPSLHKGRRLKFFYASQVAVKPPTFVCFVNYPDAVHFSYKRYLVNQLRQMIPLNLTPVNLYFREKTGKIEFSGNTKEFRRIQEKKKKVMTKRDKQRKEQSRKKRERDQKNAL from the coding sequence ATGAAACCGGTTGTGGCCCTTGTGGGCCGCCCCAATGTTGGAAAATCCACACTGTTTAACAGAATTACAAAATCCCGCCAGGCCCTGGTGGATGATATGCCCGGTGTGACCCGGGACCGGCAGTATGCCGATACCCAGTGGGAGGATCAGCAGTTTACCCTGGTTGATACCGGTGGGTTTTTAAGTGCGGATGATGATTATTTTGCGTCCCAGATTAAAGAGCAGTTGCTGCGGGCCGTGGAACATGCCGATGTCCTTGTGTTTATTATGGATGGCCGGGCTGGACTCTCCCCCTATGACCGGGATCTGGCCGATCTTTTACGCCGCACGGAAAAGCCGGTTTTGTATCTGATTAATAAGGTTGAAAGTCTGCACCGCCAGGAAGATGAACTCGGTGAGTTCTACACCCTGGGTGTGGACCGGTTTTACAAGGTGTCCGCCGAACATGGCCTGGGGGTAGGGGATTTCCTTTCGGATTTGGTGGAGATGCTGCCCGAAGCCCCTACGGAATCCGAGGAACAGGCCGAAAATGATGAAACCGGCCCCATCCGCATTGCCATTATCGGGCGGCCCAATGTGGGAAAATCTTCCCTGGCCAACCGGCTTTTCGGAGAGCAGCGGGTGGTGGTCAATGACAAAGCCGGCACCACCCGGGATGCCATTGAATTGTCCGTGAACCGAAATGGCCGGGAATTTATCCTGAAAGATACCGCAGGCATCCGCCGGAAGGGGAAGGTGACGGATAAACTTGAAAAGTTTTCCATCCTCAAAGCCCTGGACAGCATGGAAGATTGTGATGTGGCCTTGATTCTCATCGACAGCTCCGAAGGTATCACGGACCAGGACATCACCATTGCCGGGTATGCGGAAAAAAGAGGGTGTGGGGCTATCTTTCTGCTCAATAAATGGGATCTTGTGGACAAGTCCGAAAAAGGGCAGCAGGCGTTTTTCAAAGAGTTGCGCCAGAAGGCAAAATTTCTCTCCTATGCCCCTGTCATTACCATTTCCGCCAAAACCGGGCAGCGCTGTCACAAGATTTTTAATGAGGTGGAACAGGTATATAAGGAATACTGCCACAGAATTAATACCGGCATGGTTAACCGGATCATTGAGGACGCTGTATACAGGGATGAACCCTCCCTTCATAAGGGCCGGCGCCTCAAGTTTTTTTATGCCTCCCAGGTGGCAGTCAAACCCCCCACGTTTGTCTGTTTTGTCAACTATCCTGACGCTGTACACTTTTCTTATAAACGCTACCTGGTCAACCAGTTGCGCCAGATGATCCCCTTGAACCTGACGCCCGTGAATCTCTATTTCAGGGAAAAAACCGGTAAAATTGAGTTCTCGGGCAACACAAAGGAGTTTCGGCGAATCCAGGAGAAGAAAAAAAAGGTGATGACAAAGCGGGATAAGCAACGCAAAGAACAGAGCCGCAAAAAACGCGAACGGGATCAGAAAAACGCATTGTAA
- a CDS encoding acetyl-CoA C-acetyltransferase, giving the protein MQEVVIVSGVRTAVGNFGGSLKNVPVVELGTCVMKETLKRAGLKPVLDPGNDGVAPETLKDQGMIDIERTGYDYADDLAEIYVDEVIMGNVLQAGQGQNTARQAMIGAGISRTTPAMTVNKICGSGLKAIALGAQAIMAGQAEVILAGGQESMSNAPMALPKARWGHRMELTGEGPVHDLMVYDGLYEIFYGYHMGQTAENIVEKYGITRQEQDELALLSHARAFGAVHDGTFDQEIVPVVIKNRKGDIVVNKDERPMETSMEKLAKLRPAFRKDGSVTAGNASGINDGAAAVLMMTAPRAEELGLKVLARVKGFASGGLDPAYMGLGPVPAVKRVLEQTRMALSDIDMIELNEAFAAQAIGCMRELDIDVEKPNELGSGLSLGHPIGCTGARQMVTAIHQMDRKNYGTGLISMCIGGGMGMAMIIER; this is encoded by the coding sequence ATGCAAGAGGTTGTAATTGTAAGTGGTGTCAGAACAGCTGTGGGGAATTTTGGCGGGTCGTTGAAAAATGTGCCGGTGGTGGAGTTGGGTACCTGTGTCATGAAAGAGACATTAAAGCGTGCCGGGCTGAAACCGGTCCTGGATCCGGGCAATGACGGCGTCGCCCCTGAAACCCTGAAAGATCAGGGGATGATAGATATTGAGCGCACGGGGTATGATTATGCCGATGATCTGGCGGAGATCTATGTGGATGAAGTCATCATGGGCAACGTACTCCAGGCCGGACAGGGTCAGAATACCGCTCGTCAGGCCATGATCGGTGCCGGTATCAGCCGCACGACCCCGGCCATGACCGTGAACAAGATCTGCGGCTCAGGCCTGAAGGCCATTGCCCTGGGTGCCCAGGCCATTATGGCGGGCCAGGCAGAGGTAATTCTGGCCGGGGGCCAGGAGAGCATGAGCAATGCCCCCATGGCGCTGCCTAAGGCCAGATGGGGGCATCGCATGGAGCTTACCGGCGAGGGGCCGGTCCATGATTTGATGGTGTATGACGGTCTTTATGAAATTTTTTACGGTTACCACATGGGCCAGACCGCGGAAAATATCGTTGAAAAGTACGGGATCACCCGGCAGGAGCAGGATGAACTTGCGCTTTTAAGCCATGCCAGGGCCTTTGGTGCGGTCCATGACGGCACCTTTGACCAGGAAATTGTTCCCGTTGTGATCAAAAACCGCAAAGGGGATATCGTGGTCAACAAGGATGAACGCCCCATGGAAACCAGTATGGAAAAACTGGCCAAGTTGCGTCCAGCCTTCAGAAAAGACGGCAGTGTAACGGCGGGCAATGCCTCGGGTATCAACGACGGCGCCGCCGCCGTCCTCATGATGACGGCCCCGCGGGCCGAGGAACTTGGCCTCAAGGTGCTGGCAAGGGTGAAAGGCTTTGCCTCCGGCGGCCTTGATCCGGCATACATGGGTCTGGGGCCCGTACCGGCGGTGAAACGGGTGCTTGAGCAGACGCGGATGGCATTGTCGGACATTGATATGATCGAATTGAATGAAGCTTTTGCGGCCCAGGCCATCGGATGCATGCGGGAACTGGATATTGATGTGGAAAAACCAAATGAACTGGGGTCCGGGCTTTCTTTGGGACACCCCATCGGATGCACGGGCGCCCGCCAGATGGTAACGGCCATTCATCAGATGGACAGAAAGAATTACGGTACCGGTCTGATTTCCATGTGCATTGGTGGCGGTATGGGCATGGCAATGATCATAGAACGTTAG